The following nucleotide sequence is from Trifolium pratense cultivar HEN17-A07 linkage group LG2, ARS_RC_1.1, whole genome shotgun sequence.
TGGATTGTAATAATTCTGCTTCTTGGAATGCTATGATTGCGTGTTTTGTACAGAGTAATCGTTTTAAGGAGGCGTTTGATTTGTTTAATAGGATGAGGGTGGACAAAATATGATGATGAGGGCTTTTCGTCATTTTGTCCCCTACGTGTACAACAagacatgtgactgtgcaaataTGATGatgtggcttgtacacgtggacaaaataatttatatttatttttgaaattccacgtcagataataatttttaaaaaaaaaaaaatcaattttttttcctacaaacttttacccaaaaaaaaaaaacgaattttcttattttgctccaaaaaataaaatttactcccgaataaaatttatttccaaaataaagatttacagTTTATTTCCACATTAAACACTAACCTATTTAGGCAACATAGAAAAACCCTACCCTAGCCCATTACATATTAAAAAGGTGCCGCACCAATCCATGCTTCTCAATCTCAAATTTCTAGCACCATGAGTCCATCCTCCTTTTTTTGTATTCCAGTCTACCGTAGCTCCAATTACAAGGTATcagttttaaaaattgtttgtttgtttttttatttattttaattaggcTATGAGTTAGTCACACAtttacttacttacttacttactttGTAGAATTGTTTGTTTACGAGACAACATAGACGAAGGCAAAATAAAGACATCATCAGTGACTTGAGCGATTGTCTTCTGATTCATATATTATCCTTTTTGAACGCTAAAGAGGCTGTTCAAACCTGTATTTTGTCCAAAAGATGGATTTTTCTCTGGAAGAGTCATCCCAATCTTACACTAAGTTCTTCACTCTTTAGGTTCCCGCCAAACTTGAATGAATTTCTGTCTCAGATTTTGTCTCTTCGCGACGTCTCAACCTCCATCCACACTCTCAATTTGAGCTATCAACATGACCTGGAGTTGAGCCTACTCCAAAGGATAATCCAATACGCTGTTTCACACAATGTTCAACACTTACTGCTCGATTACAGTTGTTACATTGAATATTTCCCATCTTGCTTCTTTTCATCTCACACTTTAACATCTCTTCATCTTTCTGCTCACAAAAGCTATATTTTTAGCATACATAAACCCAAATTTCCAAATTCTTTGAATTGGCCAGCATTAACCACCTTGTATCTCAAGGGCTTTGCTTTTGCTCCAAGTCATTATGATTGTGTTTCTGTAGACCCCTTTTCCGGACTTAAAGTGTTGAATACTTTGACCATTGACAATTGTATAGTTTTAGCTGCACAAAACCTTTGCATATCAAGTGTCAAGCTTGTCAATTTAAGTATACTTATGTGGCCCTTTAAGTGTTTCAATTTTGGAATCGAGCTATATACTCCAAGTCTTCATACCCTTACTTTAACCGGTCATTATACTCCAAATATTTTTGGGAGCAAGAGTGTTCTCTCTTCTATCAAACAAGTAAGTATTGATTTAAGTTCTTATCTCCCGGACCCAATTCTACTCAATTTGCTGGTTAAGCTTGCTAATATCGAATCATTGGCTTTCTATTCACATACTCTTGAGGTACATTATATTGTATCATTAATGCTGCTTTTTATAttgtatttataaattttatcaaaatataaattatatattgcATTAAACTGATCGTCTTCCTGATTGCTTAGGTTCTTTCCTCGGTTCCTGATTTATTGAAGGCTGAGTTTCATTCCTTGCGTAACTTGAAGTCATTGAAAATGACAATTCCCAGCTATCATTCATCTACTATAACTCCTTACATGAAGGTGGCCTTCTTGATTAAGAACTCACGCTCGGCAAAGGTTGAAATGATTAGTTTATAAAGGTGAAATGTACATTCAAttcaacaatattttaaagatagattgatttttgcttcaaagaaagaagggaaaaaaaagatAGATTGATTTAGTAATTCTATTTTTGCATCCGTATTTATTTGTATTTCCCACTCACTCTAGTTATAATAACTTTGGATCAATTcaatattttatgtgtttgTTAAAAAGTTTATACAAAAAAACCAATAGTGATTTTTATTTGATCATGTGATTTGCTTAATCTATTACCCGTCCTCGAAGATTAAGGTTGTCGATGAAAAGTGGGAAGCGATTAATGGTACCACCCATGAAAATCTGTAAACAAGTCAGTTTTAAGTTGCTTTTGTTTTGGTGATGAGGTGTTTTATAGGTCTTGGGTTCGTTcctatctttatctttattattattataaattataaataacacaGCAACTGCTTAACCAAACAGCATACAacatgttaaaataaaataaaataaactcagCTTTGATACCTATCCACgcattaaaattaaatgatttttacaGCATTTTTTGTTGCTCAATGCTTCTTTGATTAAATGCACAATCATTACTACCTCCGTCCATAAGACCTCATTTGACTAAATGTATTATTCATATGTCTTCTCTCGGTGCCGGGTCTCGAACCGAGATCCTCTAGATTGAGGATTAACTCCTCAACCAAGTGACTTCTCGGGAGACAGGCTattattcatatgtcttgttttaaccgtatttttctaaaaatatataaatgaaaatattattcaaataagatcttgtttgatttgtttccacgggtattttcaaaatattaaatttttataatttttactgaTAGACAAAAAGATATTTGTGATCAAAATTTTACATTAGTGTACGTGCAATGATCAACTGGTTCTTAAATTTTTGGACGGATGAAGTagtttataaaaagaaaaaaatatatagaaaactTGCTAAAGAAGCTCTtgctaaaaatagaaaaattggtTGCACCTTTCTTTAATTAAGATCTGCATCGTAAATCACAATGTTCGGCCTAAcaatttttgactttttttattaattttgagttaaaatttGTCGACCCAtgttgccttttttttttaccttcaccaccagttgaatctggttcgaggtcagttctggcatcaagtagtttcagccccctcccgatcatAGTTGCGGGaaatcgaaccgcggtcctccctaccaagttcagcgccaatcactaTTAGGTTATATGCCTTAATTTAACaatttaatactattattaataatatttgctttttgccaaaaagaaaatataatattttcttataataattttttttgacttaattttttttgacttaattttcttataattatcGTTCTGCTGTTTTgttaagaaattaattaaagaaagaaaaaatatctttaccaaaaaaaaaaaaaaagaaagaaaaaatataaataaaataaataaatacgaaatctctctctctctctgacaCACACACATCTCACAGCACACAGGTCCCAACTTCTTCGTTCCGTTGTATTGTGTCTTGCTGTATTGTGTTGTCTCTCTGTTCTTTTTCCCTTTTCATTCTCTCACTATCACGCAatccaattttcaaattatccATCTTTTACAAATTCATTCTgcattttccattcatttcttCCTAAATCAACATCACTAAAtgcttcttcatcatcatcatcatcctcttTCATCAACAACTTAGGGTTTCTCTCCGATATTCAATTTTCTTGCCG
It contains:
- the LOC123904679 gene encoding F-box/LRR-repeat protein At4g14096-like, whose product is MSPSSFFCIPVYRSSNYKNCLFTRQHRRRQNKDIISDLSDCLLIHILSFLNAKEAVQTCILSKRWIFLWKSHPNLTLSSSLFRFPPNLNEFLSQILSLRDVSTSIHTLNLSYQHDLELSLLQRIIQYAVSHNVQHLLLDYSCYIEYFPSCFFSSHTLTSLHLSAHKSYIFSIHKPKFPNSLNWPALTTLYLKGFAFAPSHYDCVSVDPFSGLKVLNTLTIDNCIVLAAQNLCISSVKLVNLSILMWPFKCFNFGIELYTPSLHTLTLTGHYTPNIFGSKSVLSSIKQVSIDLSSYLPDPILLNLLVKLANIESLAFYSHTLEVLSSVPDLLKAEFHSLRNLKSLKMTIPSYHSSTITPYMKVAFLIKNSRSAKVEMISL